A window of the Phragmites australis chromosome 20, lpPhrAust1.1, whole genome shotgun sequence genome harbors these coding sequences:
- the LOC133902364 gene encoding polygalacturonase inhibitor 1-like, with protein MSRAPLCSMLLLSLLLLFSAYNAPSSAMDCNPDDRDALLMVKAELGHPVRLSSWLPSTNCCAWDPAVFCNQAGRITGLALFSLGAVSTPVPTALGELTALEILQVDSVPGLSGPIPASFGNLTRLLDLDINGTSISGPVPSFLAGATNLSTLVIANSKLAGPIPGSLASLPNLRYVDLSGNMLTGAIPRGLLHGSFRFLLLSNNQLTGEIPADYGDGDVDTLDLSHNWFTGDPSPFLFDITKPTVKIDLSWNELEFDMTEVRFPHHLRFLDLSHNRIRGGVAKSLMDVKLEHFDVSYNDLCGEIPAGRFMSEHGADCYAHNKCLCGTPLPPCNSTGMSS; from the coding sequence ATGTCGAGGGCACCACTCTGCTCTATGTTGTTGCTTtccctgctcctcctcttctccgccTACAACGCCCCGTCCTCCGCCATGGACTGCAACCCCGACGACCGTGACGCGTTGCTAATGGTCAAGGCGGAGCTCGGCCACCCCGTCCGGCTGTCCTCGTGGCTACCGTCCACCAACTGTTGCGCGTGGGACCCCGCAGTGTTCTGCAACCAGGCCGGCCGCATCACGGGGCTGGCCCTCTTCTCCCTCGGTGCCGTCTCGACGCCCGTGCCGACGGCGCTCGGCGAGCTCACCGCGCTCGAGATCCTCCAGGTCGACTCCGTCCCCGGCCTTTCGGGCCCCATCCCGGCCTCCTTCGGCAACCTCACGCGTCTCCTCGACCTCGACATCAACGGCACCTCCATCTCCGGGCCCGTGCCGAGCTTCCTCGCCGGCGCCACCAACCTCAGCACGCTCGTCATTGCCAACAGCAAACTCGCCGGGCCCATTCCCGGGTCCCTGGCCAGCCTCCCCAACCTCAGGTACGTGGACCTCAGCGGCAACATGCTCAccggcgccatcccgcgggggctgctgcacgggAGCTTCAGGTTCTTGCTCCTTTCCAACAACCAGCTCACCGGGGAGATACCGGCGGActacggcgacggcgacgtcgACACGCTCGACCTCTCGCACAACTGGTTCACCGGCGACCCGTCGCCGTTCCTGTTCGACATCACGAAGCCGACCGTCAAGATCGACCTGTCGTGGAACGAGCTCGAGTTCGACATGACGGAGGTCAGGTTCCCTCACCACCTCAGGTTCCTGGACCTGAGCCACAACAGGATCAGGGGAGGTGTGGCCAAGTCGCTGATGGACGTCAAGCTCGAGCACTTCGACGTCAGCTACAACGACCTCTGCGGCGAGATCCCGGCGGGGCGGTTCATGTCGGAGCACGGGGCTGATTGCTACGCGCACAACAAGTGCCTGTGCGGCACGCCGCTGCCTCCCTGCAACAGCACGGGCATGTCGTCATGA